The Raoultibacter phocaeensis genome includes a window with the following:
- a CDS encoding deoxyribonuclease IV — protein MFTIGCHLSSAKGYLAMAKDAVSIDANTFQFFTRNPRGGKAKDIDPDDIRAFVAFADEHGIQRILAHAPYTLNPAGAEDRVREFALMTFKDDLARMENTPHQLYNFHPGSHVKQGMDIGIEKTADVLNQVLNESQTTTVLLETMSGKGTEVGGRFEELAAIIDRVELEGHLGVCLDTCHVWDAGYDVAGNLDGVLDEFDRVIGLRRLKAIHLNDSLNPLGARKDRHAKIGRGEIGFDALVAVINHPLLRELPFYLETPNELAGHGEEIARLRAAYRG, from the coding sequence ATGTTCACCATAGGATGCCATCTATCGAGCGCGAAAGGCTACCTTGCCATGGCGAAGGATGCCGTTTCCATCGATGCGAACACGTTTCAATTCTTCACGCGCAACCCTCGGGGAGGAAAGGCCAAGGACATCGATCCCGACGATATTCGGGCGTTTGTCGCCTTTGCAGACGAGCACGGCATACAGCGCATTCTCGCGCATGCGCCCTATACGCTCAATCCGGCAGGAGCCGAGGATCGCGTGCGGGAGTTTGCGCTTATGACCTTCAAGGACGATCTCGCGCGGATGGAGAACACGCCGCACCAGCTGTACAACTTCCATCCCGGCAGCCACGTGAAGCAGGGTATGGACATCGGCATCGAGAAGACGGCCGATGTGCTCAACCAGGTGCTCAACGAAAGCCAAACCACCACGGTGCTCCTCGAGACCATGTCGGGTAAAGGGACCGAGGTCGGCGGCCGTTTCGAAGAACTCGCAGCCATTATCGATCGGGTTGAGCTAGAGGGCCATCTGGGCGTATGCTTGGATACCTGCCACGTGTGGGATGCTGGCTACGATGTCGCGGGCAATCTCGACGGTGTGCTCGACGAGTTCGATCGGGTCATCGGGCTTCGCCGCCTCAAGGCCATCCATCTCAACGATTCGCTCAATCCCCTCGGAGCCCGCAAAGATCGTCACGCGAAAATCGGGAGGGGAGAAATCGGGTTCGATGCGCTTGTGGCGGTGATCAACCACCCGCTTTTGCGCGAACTTCCTTTCTATCTCGAGACGCCCAACGAGCTTGCCGGACACGGCGAAGAGATCGCGCGCCTGCGTGCTGCGTATCGCGGGTAG
- a CDS encoding energy-coupling factor transporter transmembrane component T family protein: MAGMLDYAAGSTALHRMNPIAKIALSLGICIAAFMSDNFAFLLALLAFNVALGFIGGIGKRTVSLLIGLVKICAFLFVLQVLFIRAGTPVFLFVTDEGLRIASLVVLRLIDATMPLALMLALTQMSDLSNALVKVLHLPYKYAFTVTTALRFIPVFTDEMSSIMESQTARGVDFDTKNPLRKLRLMLPLCVPLLITSVGRTEQAAMAAEVRGFYLRDRTSGSKNYPFRAIDALAAVAIVALVALAVLV; the protein is encoded by the coding sequence ATGGCTGGAATGCTGGATTACGCAGCGGGCTCGACGGCGCTCCATCGGATGAATCCCATCGCGAAGATCGCGCTCTCGCTCGGCATCTGCATAGCGGCGTTCATGAGCGACAACTTCGCGTTCCTCCTCGCGCTCCTCGCTTTCAACGTGGCACTCGGCTTCATCGGCGGCATTGGCAAGCGCACGGTATCGTTGCTTATCGGCCTCGTGAAGATATGCGCGTTTCTGTTCGTGTTGCAGGTGCTTTTCATTAGGGCGGGCACGCCGGTGTTCCTCTTCGTGACCGACGAGGGTTTGCGTATCGCGTCGCTTGTGGTGCTGCGCCTCATCGACGCGACGATGCCGCTTGCGCTGATGCTCGCCCTCACACAGATGAGCGATCTGTCCAATGCGCTTGTCAAGGTGCTGCACCTGCCCTACAAGTACGCGTTCACCGTGACGACGGCGCTTCGCTTCATCCCGGTGTTCACCGACGAGATGTCCTCGATTATGGAGTCGCAAACGGCTCGCGGCGTCGATTTCGATACGAAGAACCCGTTGCGCAAGCTCAGGCTTATGCTGCCCTTATGCGTCCCCTTGCTCATCACGTCGGTGGGCCGTACCGAGCAAGCCGCGATGGCAGCCGAGGTGCGCGGCTTTTACCTGCGCGACCGCACGTCGGGTAGCAAGAACTATCCGTTTCGCGCGATCGATGCGCTCGCCGCGGTAGCGATCGTCGCCCTTGTAGCGCTCGCAGTGCTGGTGTAG
- a CDS encoding energy-coupling factor ABC transporter ATP-binding protein, producing the protein MKAVLELIRASYVYGAQANGHAVVNDLSLSIHQGEFVAIIGENGAGKTTTSKLMNGLLKPTEGSVLVNGVPTTKLKTSAIAHAVGMLFQDPDRQICQNTVAEELAFGLKIRGLSDEEAGARVARALEDFGFDGESAPFMLSRGERQLLALASVVVCEPDVLILDEPTTGLDYRECMHIMSRIETLNRAGTTVVMISHDMELVFDFAKRVVAMAHGCIVADGAPEAVFRDRFVMAKASLVPPQMIELSLRLSEDSRNKGAFDHVTSSSDMLRALEAAGFEGRMVS; encoded by the coding sequence ATGAAAGCGGTACTCGAATTAATCCGGGCTAGCTACGTCTATGGGGCCCAGGCCAATGGACATGCGGTCGTAAACGATCTTTCCCTCTCGATACATCAAGGTGAGTTCGTAGCGATCATCGGTGAAAACGGGGCGGGGAAAACCACCACGTCCAAGCTCATGAACGGCCTTCTCAAGCCGACCGAGGGAAGCGTGCTTGTGAACGGCGTGCCCACAACAAAGCTCAAGACGAGCGCGATCGCGCACGCGGTGGGCATGCTCTTCCAGGATCCCGATCGGCAGATCTGCCAGAATACGGTGGCCGAGGAGCTTGCGTTCGGGCTCAAGATACGGGGGCTTTCCGACGAGGAGGCTGGTGCGCGGGTCGCCCGGGCGCTTGAGGATTTCGGGTTCGACGGCGAGTCCGCCCCGTTCATGCTCTCGCGCGGCGAGCGCCAGCTGCTCGCGCTCGCGTCGGTCGTCGTCTGCGAGCCCGATGTGCTCATCTTGGACGAGCCGACCACGGGCCTCGATTACCGGGAGTGCATGCACATCATGAGCCGCATCGAGACGCTCAACCGCGCCGGTACGACCGTCGTCATGATCTCGCACGACATGGAGCTCGTGTTCGATTTCGCCAAGCGTGTGGTAGCCATGGCGCACGGGTGCATCGTGGCCGATGGCGCGCCCGAAGCGGTGTTTCGCGATCGCTTTGTCATGGCGAAGGCGTCGCTCGTGCCCCCGCAGATGATCGAGCTTTCGCTGCGGCTTTCCGAAGACTCCCGAAACAAGGGCGCGTTCGACCACGTTACCTCGTCATCTGATATGCTCCGAGCCCTTGAAGCGGCCGGGTTCGAAGGAAGGATGGTGTCGTAA
- a CDS encoding energy-coupling factor ABC transporter ATP-binding protein — MTAETKPIITVENVSFTYDGSDKRALDAIDLSVGEGDFLGIIGESGAGKSTLLYSMNGIIPHYCKGDFYGSVALGGNDTFETSLTDLSRKAATVFQDIDAQMVASVVEDEILFGLENFGVAKGEIEARLAEALDRVGIADLRTRAISSLSGGQKQKVAVAAVLALKPQVLLLDEPTGALDPASSRQIFELLRELNESHGITVVVVEQKIGLLAEFAKRLAVLADGKLAYCGATRDVLRNAAELLAIGVNVPRVTTLSVLLHEKGYAIERFAVNVDEAKDMIEGIVA, encoded by the coding sequence CGAGAACGTGAGCTTCACCTACGACGGCTCGGATAAGCGCGCCCTCGACGCGATCGATCTTTCGGTGGGCGAAGGCGATTTCCTCGGCATCATCGGGGAATCGGGTGCCGGTAAATCGACGCTGTTGTACAGCATGAACGGCATCATACCCCACTACTGCAAGGGCGATTTCTACGGCTCGGTCGCGCTTGGCGGCAACGACACGTTCGAAACGAGTCTGACCGATCTTTCGCGCAAGGCGGCAACGGTGTTCCAGGACATCGATGCGCAGATGGTCGCCTCGGTGGTGGAGGATGAAATCCTGTTCGGCCTTGAGAATTTCGGTGTCGCGAAAGGCGAGATCGAGGCGCGCTTGGCCGAGGCGCTCGATCGCGTGGGCATCGCCGATTTGCGCACCCGCGCTATCTCTTCGCTTTCGGGGGGTCAGAAGCAGAAGGTGGCAGTTGCCGCCGTACTTGCGCTCAAGCCGCAGGTGCTTCTGCTTGACGAGCCCACCGGTGCGCTCGACCCCGCGAGCTCGCGTCAGATATTCGAGCTCTTGCGCGAACTCAACGAAAGCCATGGCATCACGGTTGTCGTGGTGGAGCAGAAGATCGGCCTGCTCGCCGAGTTCGCCAAACGGCTCGCGGTGCTTGCCGACGGAAAACTCGCGTATTGCGGGGCCACGCGCGACGTGCTGCGCAACGCCGCCGAGCTGCTTGCGATCGGCGTGAACGTGCCGCGCGTGACCACGCTTTCGGTGCTGTTGCACGAGAAGGGCTACGCGATCGAGCGGTTTGCGGTAAACGTCGACGAGGCGAAAGACATGATCGAAGGGATCGTCGCATGA